GCCGTCGACCTGCTGCCGCGGACCATGGTGTACCCGACGGTGGGACTCGTGGCCCTGGGTGTTTCGCTGAGCGTCCTGGCCGGACCGCTGTTCTCGCTCAGCGACAACGCGGCCCAGGACCTGCTGGACCGCACGCCGTACATTGAAGCCGTTCTGGGAGAGGGGGCAAACCGATGACCCGCAGAGCCCAAATGCGCAACCGCCCCCGCGTGCCGCTGCTGAAGGAAATCCCGCTGCTGATCTGGCTGGTGTTCCTGTGGGGAGCACTGTGGCAGGACTTCAGTGCCGGAAACCTGATTTTCGGTGCCGTCATTGCCTTCGTCGTGGCGAACATTTTCTACCTGCCGCCGGTGGAGCTCAGCGGCCGGTTTAACCCGATCTATGCGCTGGGCTTCCTGTTCCGGTTCTTCTACAAGCTGGTGCACGCCAGCTTCGAGGTGCTGTGGCTGTCCATTGCCAAGGGCCCGCACATCAAGAACGCCGTGGTGGGCGTGAAGCTGCGCAGCCACTCGGACCTTTTGGTCACGGCCACCGGCCACGCGCTGTCGCTGATCCCCGGTTCGCTGGTGGTGGAGGTGGACCGTTCCACCTCCACGCTGTACCTGCACTGCCTGAACGTTTCCACCCCGGAGAACGCGGACAAGGTCCGCAAGGATGTCCGGGACACCGAATCATGGCTGATCCGCAGCATCGGCACCCGCGAGGACCTTGAGGTCCTGAAGGCCGAAGACGCCCTCGCCCGGGAAGAAGCCGCCGTGCTGGACGGAACCGCCGCAACAGGCAAGGGAGTCCCGTCATGATGACAGTTTTTGTGGTCCTGGTGTCGGTCATGCTGTCGGCCGCTGCCGCCGGTGCGATTTTCCGCATTGCCCGCGGACCGTCCATCCTGGACCGGGTGCTGGCAGCTGACGTTCTGCTCACGATTGTCGGAGCCGCCCTGGCGACGGACATGATCGTGAACAGGAACCTCAACTTCCTGGCGCTCCTGGTATCCATATCGCTGATCGGCTTCATCGGCTCAGTGACCGTTGCCCGCTTTGTTACGGACAGGAGATAACCGGTGAGCTCCGAAATAAAGGATCTGATAATCGGAATCCTCATGGTCGGCGGCGCTTTGATGTCGCTGGCCGCAGCCATCGGGCTGACGCGTTTTCCTGACCTCATGAGCCGGATGCACGCCGCGTCCAAACCCCAGGTGCTCGGCCTGCTGCTGTTCCTGCTGGCCATGGCCGTGCAGTTTGAAAGCTGGGTCCTGCTGCCGGTCCTTGCCGTGTGCTGGCTGTTCATGCTCCTCACCGCTCCGGTGTCCGCGCACATGATCGGCCGCGCCGGCTACCGCACCAAGCACCTGCGTCCCGAGCTGCTCACCATTGACGAGCTGGACGACGTCGTCGGGCGGGCCCAGGAGCTGCTGGCTCAGGCAAATGCCGGAACCACCGTCGATGACAGCGGCGATGATGACCCGCGCGTGGACGACGACCCCGGCGAGCACCCGCCTGCCGGGTCGCTCGACGACGACGCGGTGCCCGTTACGCCTGCCTCGGCACCCGAGGCGCAGCAGCCCGGCGTTGTGCACGGAACGGACGCGGACACAACGACGCAGGGCACCCGGCGCCCGGGACACAGTCCCGAGGGCTGAGCGCCCTGCGGTAAAACCTGCAGAATGCTGTAAAGCAGCGTCCCTAGACGATTTCGGGCGTCTTCTGGTACCGCTGGATGGCGCGCTGGGTTCCGCGGTTCGTCAGCACCCGGATGCCCTGGCTCACGGCACCGGAAACGACGGCGAAAATCACTGCGGTGCGCAGGCTGACATCCAGGACGCCATCCTTGTCACGGGGCGGTTCGTTGCCGGTAACCTTCGTCCAGACAAAGTCCAGGATTTTGGCGGACAGGAGTCCGGCGCCGATGCTGGCACCGGTGGCGAGCAGTTTGAGGATCAGGTTCATGGTTGCTCCTGGGGTTGAAGGCCTTTTTCCTAACCCTACCCGCGTTCCCCCCAAAGATGCCGGTCCATGTGTACAGTGGGAGGCGCAAACATACGACAGGGGAGCGCCGCTTCCCGCGTCCGCCGTCCGGTCCGTCCGGAAGGCAGGGACGTGGAAGGCCACCGGCGCTGAGAGTGCGGACATCCGCAGACCCTCGAACCTGATCCGGTTAGTACCGGCGCTAGGGAGTCGAGATCTCACGGGACCTCATGGCAATCCGCCGTGACCAGTCCCTCCCCTCCTGTACCTCAGGAGGATTTTTTTATGCAGCAGAACCGTTTCCAGCAGCAACTGTCATCCGTGCGGCGCCCGTGGCGGGTGGTGGACATTGTGGTTGCCTCAGTGCTGGGCGTGGCAGTGGGCATCATTTTTTGGGCCTGGTCCCTGGGCTACGCCGGCGTTGAAGCCCTCATCCTGGCTTTCCCGCCGCTGGGCGGGCTCTATACCGGTGGATGGCTGATTGCCGGCGTTCTCGGCGCGCTTATTATCCGCAAACCCGGAGCTGCAATTTACTGTGAAGTCCTCGCAGCTGCCGTTTCCGGCGTGCTGGGCACCCAGTTCGGCCTGTCGGTGCTGCTGTCAGGCTTCATCCAGGGCCTCGGCGCGGAACTGGTGTTCCTTGCGTTCCTCTACCTCCGGTACACGCTGCCGGTGGCGGTGCTGGCCGGCCTTGTATCGGGTGTCTTCCTCGGAGTCAGCGAAAGCATCCTCTACAAGCCGGAATGGGCCTTCCAGTGGCAGGCGCTGTACACGGTGTTCGCCGCCGTCTCCGGAGCTGTCATTGCCGGCTTTGTCTCCTGGCTGATCGCCCGGGCGTTGGCCCGCACCGGCGTGCTGTCACCGTTTGCGTCCGGACGGGCAGCGGACGCTTCATCCCATGCACGCTCGTAGCTCATCCCGGGCCGGCGCCGCAGCGGTCCATGCCCGCGACTACAGTTGGCGGCACTCCGGGCGCAGCACCCCGGCCATCTCCTCCCTGTCCCTGGACATCGAGGCGGGGGAGAAGGTCCTGCTCCTGGGCGCCTCCGGAGCGGGGAAGTCCACGCTGCTGCATGCCCTCGCCGGTGTGCTGGGTGAAGGGTCCGGCCCGGACGCCGCCGGAGAGGAATCCGGCGTCCTGACCATCGACGGTGTTCCTCCCCTCCAGGCCCGGGGCCGGGCGGGACTGGTGCTGCAGGACCCGGACTCCCAGCTGGTCCTGTCCCGGGTGGGCGACGAGGTGGCGTTTGGCGCCGAGAACCTCAGGGTGCCGCCGCGGGATATCTGGGAACGCGTCCGGACTGCCCTGGACGACGTCGGGCTGAGGGTGCCGTTGCATCAGTCCACCGCCGCCCTGTCCGGGGGGCAAAAGCAGAGGCTGGCGCTGGCTTCGGT
This genomic interval from Arthrobacter citreus contains the following:
- a CDS encoding Na+/H+ antiporter subunit E gives rise to the protein MTRRAQMRNRPRVPLLKEIPLLIWLVFLWGALWQDFSAGNLIFGAVIAFVVANIFYLPPVELSGRFNPIYALGFLFRFFYKLVHASFEVLWLSIAKGPHIKNAVVGVKLRSHSDLLVTATGHALSLIPGSLVVEVDRSTSTLYLHCLNVSTPENADKVRKDVRDTESWLIRSIGTREDLEVLKAEDALAREEAAVLDGTAATGKGVPS
- a CDS encoding monovalent cation/H+ antiporter complex subunit F → MTVFVVLVSVMLSAAAAGAIFRIARGPSILDRVLAADVLLTIVGAALATDMIVNRNLNFLALLVSISLIGFIGSVTVARFVTDRR
- a CDS encoding ECF transporter S component, whose product is MQQNRFQQQLSSVRRPWRVVDIVVASVLGVAVGIIFWAWSLGYAGVEALILAFPPLGGLYTGGWLIAGVLGALIIRKPGAAIYCEVLAAAVSGVLGTQFGLSVLLSGFIQGLGAELVFLAFLYLRYTLPVAVLAGLVSGVFLGVSESILYKPEWAFQWQALYTVFAAVSGAVIAGFVSWLIARALARTGVLSPFASGRAADASSHARS
- a CDS encoding DUF4235 domain-containing protein — protein: MNLILKLLATGASIGAGLLSAKILDFVWTKVTGNEPPRDKDGVLDVSLRTAVIFAVVSGAVSQGIRVLTNRGTQRAIQRYQKTPEIV
- the mnhG gene encoding monovalent cation/H(+) antiporter subunit G, translated to MSSEIKDLIIGILMVGGALMSLAAAIGLTRFPDLMSRMHAASKPQVLGLLLFLLAMAVQFESWVLLPVLAVCWLFMLLTAPVSAHMIGRAGYRTKHLRPELLTIDELDDVVGRAQELLAQANAGTTVDDSGDDDPRVDDDPGEHPPAGSLDDDAVPVTPASAPEAQQPGVVHGTDADTTTQGTRRPGHSPEG